A single region of the Streptomyces sp. NBC_00425 genome encodes:
- a CDS encoding type I polyketide synthase, protein MSADAVAIVGLDCVLPGAPDADAYWNLLMRAGDAIGELPAQRRDGHGFDDTVRGGFIDDIATFDNDFFTVAPREAAAMDPQQRLLLQCAWRALEDAGQSPAALAGGDTGVFVGVMGSEWAQLHLTDPTRVTPQLGAGSSAAMTANRISYHLDLKGPSLAVDTACSSSLVAVHLAVNSLLAGESSTAVAGGVNLVLTPAPGLVYERMGLAARDGRCKPFSTDADGIGRSDGVGVVVLRRLTDALADGQRIYAVVHGTAVNQDGRSNGLTAPNRWSQREVVAAACRRARITPAQVRFIEAHGTGTALGDIIECAALGELHAVQRDEPCAIGSVKGNLGHTEGAAGIAGLIKVALALHHRIVPASRFADRENPQLRLAERGLRLIKAPIRLPADDVWAGVSSFGMGGTNAHAVLAGAPRPRRTPTARAPRPAARAVGVFTVSANTPEALRRNLAVQADAVARRPRGAAAPLCWSSNLVKTGQSYRAAFTARDTVELAAALSAAADDEQLRAGIADRALHPPAIGFLFSGQGAQEPGMTGALYRDSASYRRHLDTADDVLRPHLGASVRDMILDEDPAVHRTGWAQPALFAVEYALFRTLGDLGIEPDAVLGHSVGEFAAAVAAGALTLDDAARLVSARAALMERLPDGGGMLGVRAARADLAALLADEPDVCVGAVNGPDRTVLSGQRTALDRIAAALHGQGVRTDRLRVSHAFHSPQMAPALDGLAEAAAGLRTTPPALPMASTRYGAMLDDRPLDAAYWREQAAGPVLFADALNALMTETMPACLIEIGPSPHLVQLAGRAGLPCGVRLLHPVPGREASVRDLAETVAALYRSGLEPRWRELYEPAQRTTEQLAPYAFSTEHTFWQPAPRRTDRPEPPAAPPPATAPPPAGAHTGPHTDEETDPVLAAVIETVVEVGEYDPQRVGRQTRLYADLGFDSVMIMQLKDRLEARLPQTEGVTVQQLLPALRSVGSLADFLSDWNSVGART, encoded by the coding sequence CCGGTGACGCGATCGGCGAACTGCCCGCGCAACGCCGCGACGGGCACGGCTTCGACGACACGGTGCGCGGCGGCTTCATCGACGACATCGCCACCTTCGACAACGACTTCTTCACCGTCGCGCCGCGCGAGGCCGCCGCCATGGACCCCCAGCAGCGACTGCTCCTGCAGTGCGCCTGGCGGGCCCTGGAGGACGCCGGGCAGTCGCCGGCCGCACTGGCGGGCGGCGACACCGGCGTCTTCGTCGGCGTCATGGGCAGCGAATGGGCCCAGCTCCACCTCACCGACCCCACACGGGTCACCCCCCAGCTCGGGGCGGGCAGCAGCGCGGCGATGACCGCCAACCGCATCTCCTACCACCTCGACCTCAAGGGCCCGAGCCTCGCCGTCGACACCGCCTGCTCGTCCTCCCTGGTGGCCGTGCACCTCGCAGTCAACTCACTGCTGGCCGGCGAGTCCTCCACCGCCGTCGCGGGCGGCGTCAACCTCGTCCTCACCCCCGCACCCGGACTCGTCTACGAACGGATGGGCCTGGCCGCCCGGGACGGCCGCTGCAAGCCCTTCAGCACCGACGCCGACGGCATCGGCCGCAGCGACGGCGTGGGCGTCGTGGTACTGCGGCGCCTGACCGACGCCCTGGCCGACGGCCAGCGGATCTACGCGGTCGTCCACGGCACCGCCGTCAACCAGGACGGCCGCAGCAACGGCCTCACCGCCCCCAACCGGTGGTCGCAGCGCGAAGTCGTCGCCGCCGCCTGCCGGCGCGCCCGCATCACCCCCGCACAGGTGAGGTTCATCGAGGCGCACGGCACCGGGACCGCGCTCGGCGACATCATCGAGTGCGCCGCCCTCGGCGAACTGCACGCCGTGCAACGGGACGAGCCCTGCGCCATCGGATCCGTGAAAGGCAACCTCGGCCACACCGAGGGCGCCGCCGGCATCGCGGGCCTCATCAAGGTCGCGCTCGCGCTGCACCACCGCATCGTGCCCGCCAGCCGCTTCGCCGACCGCGAGAACCCCCAACTACGGCTCGCCGAACGCGGACTGCGGCTCATCAAGGCGCCCATACGACTGCCCGCCGACGACGTCTGGGCCGGCGTCAGCAGCTTCGGCATGGGCGGCACCAACGCCCACGCCGTCCTCGCCGGCGCCCCGCGCCCCCGCCGCACCCCGACCGCACGCGCCCCGCGCCCCGCCGCCCGCGCCGTGGGCGTGTTCACCGTCTCCGCCAACACCCCCGAGGCGCTGCGCCGCAACCTCGCCGTGCAGGCCGACGCCGTCGCCCGCCGCCCGCGCGGCGCCGCGGCCCCCCTGTGCTGGAGCAGCAACCTGGTCAAGACCGGCCAGTCCTACCGGGCCGCCTTCACCGCCCGCGACACCGTCGAACTCGCCGCCGCGCTGAGCGCCGCCGCCGACGACGAACAACTGCGCGCCGGCATCGCCGACCGGGCCCTGCACCCGCCGGCCATCGGCTTCCTCTTCAGCGGCCAGGGCGCCCAGGAACCCGGCATGACCGGCGCCCTCTACCGCGACAGCGCCTCCTACCGCCGCCACCTCGACACCGCCGACGACGTGCTGCGGCCCCATCTCGGCGCCTCCGTACGGGACATGATCCTGGACGAGGACCCGGCCGTGCACCGCACCGGCTGGGCCCAGCCCGCCCTGTTCGCCGTCGAGTACGCCCTCTTCCGCACCCTGGGGGACCTCGGCATCGAGCCCGACGCCGTCCTCGGGCACAGCGTGGGCGAGTTCGCCGCCGCCGTCGCGGCGGGCGCGCTCACCCTCGACGACGCGGCCCGGCTGGTGTCGGCGCGGGCCGCGCTCATGGAGCGCCTCCCGGACGGCGGCGGCATGCTCGGCGTCCGCGCGGCCCGCGCCGACCTGGCCGCGCTCCTCGCCGACGAACCCGACGTGTGCGTCGGCGCCGTCAACGGCCCCGACCGCACCGTGCTCTCGGGACAGCGCACCGCACTCGACCGGATCGCCGCCGCCCTGCACGGACAGGGGGTGCGCACCGACCGCCTGCGCGTCTCGCACGCCTTCCACTCCCCGCAGATGGCGCCGGCCCTGGACGGCCTCGCCGAAGCCGCCGCCGGCCTGCGAACGACGCCGCCCGCCCTGCCCATGGCCTCCACACGCTACGGCGCCATGCTCGACGACCGCCCCCTGGACGCCGCGTACTGGCGCGAGCAGGCCGCGGGCCCCGTGCTCTTCGCCGACGCCCTGAACGCCCTCATGACGGAGACCATGCCCGCCTGCCTCATCGAGATCGGGCCCAGCCCCCACCTCGTACAGCTCGCAGGACGCGCCGGACTGCCCTGCGGGGTCCGGCTGCTGCACCCCGTCCCCGGCCGCGAGGCGAGCGTGAGGGACCTCGCCGAGACCGTCGCCGCCCTCTACCGCTCGGGACTCGAACCCAGGTGGCGCGAACTGTACGAGCCCGCCCAGCGCACCACCGAACAGCTCGCCCCCTACGCCTTCTCCACCGAACACACCTTCTGGCAGCCCGCGCCGCGCCGCACCGACCGGCCCGAACCACCCGCCGCCCCGCCGCCCGCCACCGCCCCCCCACCGGCCGGCGCGCACACCGGCCCGCACACCGACGAGGAGACGGACCCCGTGCTCGCCGCGGTGATCGAGACGGTGGTGGAGGTGGGGGAGTACGACCCGCAGCGCGTCGGACGCCAGACCCGGCTCTACGCGGACCTCGGATTCGACTCAGTGATGATCATGCAGCTCAAGGACCGCCTCGAAGCCCGGCTGCCGCAGACGGAAGGAGTCACCGTGCAGCAACTGCTGCCCGCCCTGCGCTCGGTGGGCTCCCTCGCCGACTTCCTCAGCGACTGGAACAGCGTAGGAGCCAGGACATGA
- a CDS encoding 3-oxoacyl-[acyl-carrier-protein] synthase III C-terminal domain-containing protein, giving the protein MTPHDAPGAPLHIAGTGTALPGDPVDNARLGKTFGIDEEWIDLFVGTRTRHFGWDLATGEIRHSLTDLCAEAAARAADAAGARLQDLDFLVLATTTPDRLLPTTANEVADRLGLDHLPTYQIQAGCSGAVQALDLARALLAAGHRSGLVIGGDTTARFLDPSRTPTDLPTQELVNYVLFGDGAGAAVVSAEPLGEALAVRTLLHRFSGRGRTPGQIIDWDGPVRRDAGRQMLSEDYKAVEEGVPVLAGEIYWELLDSVGWTPADVDFLLPPQLSARMTRRITESLGASTAHEVSCVVDTGNTGNALPLLQLDRLLDRLPDTGRALALVVESSKWIRAGLVLERTHAAEPRP; this is encoded by the coding sequence ATGACCCCTCACGACGCGCCCGGCGCACCCCTGCACATCGCCGGCACCGGCACCGCCCTGCCCGGCGACCCGGTCGACAACGCGCGCCTGGGCAAGACCTTCGGGATCGACGAGGAGTGGATCGACCTCTTCGTCGGCACCCGCACCCGCCACTTCGGCTGGGACCTCGCCACCGGCGAGATCCGGCACAGCCTCACCGACCTGTGCGCCGAGGCGGCCGCCCGCGCCGCCGACGCGGCCGGCGCCCGCCTGCAGGACCTGGACTTCCTCGTCCTGGCCACCACCACACCGGACCGGCTGCTGCCCACCACCGCCAACGAGGTCGCCGACCGGCTGGGCCTGGACCACCTGCCCACCTACCAGATCCAGGCAGGCTGCTCGGGCGCCGTCCAGGCCCTCGACCTGGCCCGGGCCCTGCTCGCCGCCGGGCACCGCAGCGGACTCGTCATCGGCGGCGACACCACCGCCCGCTTCCTCGACCCGAGCCGCACCCCCACCGACCTGCCCACCCAGGAACTCGTCAACTACGTCCTGTTCGGCGACGGCGCGGGCGCCGCCGTCGTCAGCGCCGAACCCCTCGGCGAGGCCCTCGCCGTCCGCACACTGCTGCACCGCTTCAGCGGCCGGGGCCGGACACCGGGCCAGATCATCGACTGGGACGGCCCGGTGCGCCGCGACGCCGGCCGGCAGATGCTGTCCGAGGACTACAAGGCCGTCGAGGAGGGCGTGCCCGTCCTCGCGGGCGAGATCTACTGGGAACTGCTCGACTCCGTCGGCTGGACCCCCGCCGACGTCGACTTCCTGCTGCCGCCGCAGCTGTCCGCCCGGATGACCCGGCGCATCACCGAGAGCCTGGGGGCGTCCACCGCGCACGAGGTGTCCTGCGTCGTGGACACCGGCAACACCGGCAACGCACTGCCCCTGCTCCAGCTCGACAGGCTCCTGGACCGGCTGCCGGACACCGGGCGGGCCCTCGCCCTCGTCGTGGAGTCCAGCAAATGGATCAGGGCCGGCCTCGTCCTGGAGCGCACGCACGCCGCGGAGCCCCGCCCATGA
- a CDS encoding HAD-IIIC family phosphatase, whose protein sequence is MTTPFQRLRELSASGQLARAHPQVAPLLAEITDAGDREPAAVLAELARCGHLLRGLAAPDVLAHHPDTPLVTVAVTGHSTLAQLPDALTAELARHGLLARLLVGTHGAYLRDLTDPDSELRAPQPDLTLCLLDADAVFDRLGTPWTTDDAETACARLGERVAAIAAAHTATGTGTLVLNTLPLLRRHTQQIIDQRRRALLGALWREFNARLLRLTADHPAVTVVDLDPLIADLGPASDPRLALYTRSPFTEQLLGAYAREAAHILRARSGLTKKCLVLDLDDTLWGGVLEEVGADGLGVGDDLLGEPYRQMQRTARQLAAQGVLLAVSSKNDAEPAVQALRDHPDMTLRPDDFARINANWEPKDANLRDIAHHLGIATDALVFADDSPQERALIRRSLPATPVVALGREPALHTEALLRDAWFDTPHVTDDDRRRTARYRQAAARDELRQGAGTYEEYLHDLGIVVHVAPPGPADTARVCQLSLRTNRFNLTGERLRAAELAEMAADPARRVLAVRVRDRFGDSGLVGALLTRDEDDGLYIDNMMLSCRALARGVEDGCLAAVLEHARSRGLPRVRARYRATPANAAARGFYPSLGFTEEPGAGRERWFRHDLGRLPDRPGHLTLEVRLGGTADEHHTPLG, encoded by the coding sequence ATGACGACACCCTTCCAGCGCCTGCGCGAACTGTCCGCCTCCGGACAGCTGGCCCGCGCCCACCCGCAGGTGGCCCCGCTCCTCGCGGAGATCACCGACGCCGGCGACCGCGAGCCCGCCGCCGTCCTCGCCGAACTGGCGCGCTGCGGCCACCTGCTGCGCGGCCTCGCCGCCCCCGACGTCCTCGCCCACCACCCCGACACCCCCCTCGTCACCGTCGCCGTCACCGGGCACTCCACCCTCGCCCAGCTCCCCGACGCCCTCACCGCCGAACTCGCCCGGCACGGACTCCTCGCCCGCCTCCTCGTCGGCACACACGGCGCCTACCTGCGCGACCTCACCGACCCCGACAGCGAACTGCGCGCCCCACAACCGGACCTGACACTGTGCCTGCTGGACGCGGACGCCGTCTTCGACCGACTCGGCACACCCTGGACCACCGACGACGCCGAAACGGCCTGCGCCCGGCTCGGCGAACGCGTCGCCGCCATCGCCGCCGCCCACACCGCGACCGGAACCGGCACCCTCGTCCTCAACACCCTGCCGCTGCTGCGCCGCCACACCCAGCAGATCATCGACCAGCGCCGGCGCGCCCTGCTCGGCGCCCTGTGGCGCGAGTTCAACGCCCGCCTGCTGCGCCTGACAGCCGACCACCCCGCCGTCACGGTCGTCGACCTCGACCCCCTGATCGCCGACCTCGGCCCGGCCAGCGACCCACGACTGGCCCTCTACACCCGCTCGCCCTTCACCGAACAGCTCCTAGGCGCCTACGCCCGCGAGGCGGCCCACATCCTGCGGGCCCGCAGCGGCCTGACCAAGAAGTGCCTCGTCCTCGACCTCGACGACACCCTGTGGGGCGGCGTCCTGGAAGAAGTCGGCGCCGACGGCCTCGGCGTCGGCGACGACCTGCTCGGCGAGCCCTACCGCCAGATGCAGCGCACCGCCCGGCAACTCGCCGCCCAGGGCGTCCTGCTCGCCGTCAGCAGCAAGAACGACGCCGAACCGGCCGTACAGGCACTGCGCGACCACCCGGACATGACGCTGCGCCCCGACGACTTCGCACGGATCAACGCCAACTGGGAACCCAAGGACGCCAACCTCCGCGACATCGCCCACCACCTCGGCATCGCCACCGACGCCCTCGTCTTCGCCGACGACTCGCCCCAGGAACGCGCCCTGATCCGCCGCAGCCTGCCCGCCACCCCCGTCGTCGCCCTCGGCCGCGAACCCGCACTGCACACCGAGGCACTGCTGCGCGACGCCTGGTTCGACACCCCGCACGTCACCGACGACGACCGGCGCCGCACCGCCCGCTACCGCCAGGCCGCCGCCCGCGACGAACTGCGCCAGGGCGCGGGCACGTACGAGGAATACCTGCACGACCTCGGCATCGTCGTGCACGTCGCGCCGCCGGGCCCGGCCGACACCGCCCGCGTGTGCCAGCTCTCCCTGCGCACCAACCGGTTCAACCTCACCGGCGAGCGGCTCCGGGCCGCCGAACTCGCCGAGATGGCCGCCGACCCGGCCCGCCGGGTCCTCGCCGTACGGGTACGCGACCGCTTCGGCGACAGCGGCCTGGTCGGCGCGCTGCTCACCCGCGACGAGGACGACGGCCTGTACATCGACAACATGATGCTCAGCTGCCGGGCCCTGGCCCGCGGCGTCGAGGACGGCTGCCTGGCCGCCGTCCTCGAACACGCCCGCTCCCGCGGCCTGCCCCGGGTCAGGGCCCGCTACCGGGCCACGCCCGCCAACGCCGCGGCCCGCGGCTTCTACCCCTCGCTGGGCTTCACCGAGGAGCCGGGCGCCGGCCGCGAGCGATGGTTCCGGCACGACCTCGGCCGGCTCCCGGACCGGCCGGGCCACCTGACCCTCGAGGTCCGACTGGGAGGAACGGCCGATGAGCACCACACGCCCCTGGGATGA
- a CDS encoding acyl carrier protein, translating to MSTTRPWDEFAGFVSLLRDELGLDLSEQQAAADFDALPSWDSVHLLRLVTLIERETGRRVPVARVLQARGLREVHALTRPDREDRP from the coding sequence ATGAGCACCACACGCCCCTGGGATGAGTTCGCCGGCTTCGTCTCCCTGCTCCGCGACGAGCTCGGCCTCGACCTGAGCGAACAGCAGGCGGCGGCCGACTTCGACGCCCTGCCCTCCTGGGACTCCGTCCACCTGCTGCGCCTCGTCACGCTCATCGAGCGCGAGACCGGCCGGCGGGTGCCCGTCGCCCGCGTGCTGCAGGCCCGTGGACTGCGCGAGGTCCACGCCCTCACCCGCCCCGACCGCGAGGACCGGCCATGA
- a CDS encoding 4'-phosphopantetheinyl transferase family protein, translated as MTAPTGPATRSLGEPIASTTVHTDWSDVRADLRTHGTALVHGRLADWRPKDPDGPELRAVLGRDWARYRDITHEDMRGRYAASRRLLKYAAAAALRADARDLELMYGPTGRPYLRGCDQIDISLSHTDDLLLVGLTTRGLIGVDAERSDRRIYSRGLDRQICTPHERLTVSRLPLAERDPSLVRLWTLKEAYSKAIGQGLQFRFTEFGFGADGRPTQVHRPDGTPGTGDEWTFCTYVLGSDGLEFCVSTAVYDAGLGRTLDAEITTMLDADAVAALNEALSGVRPHG; from the coding sequence ATGACCGCCCCGACAGGCCCCGCCACGCGGTCGCTGGGCGAGCCCATCGCGTCGACCACGGTGCACACCGACTGGTCCGACGTACGCGCGGACCTGCGCACGCACGGCACCGCGCTGGTCCACGGGCGCCTCGCCGACTGGCGGCCCAAGGACCCCGACGGCCCCGAACTGCGCGCCGTGCTCGGCCGGGACTGGGCCCGCTACCGCGACATCACGCACGAGGACATGCGCGGCCGGTACGCCGCCTCCCGCCGCCTGCTGAAGTACGCCGCCGCCGCCGCGCTGCGCGCCGACGCCCGCGACCTGGAACTCATGTACGGGCCGACCGGCCGGCCCTATCTGCGCGGCTGCGACCAGATCGACATCAGCCTCAGCCACACCGACGACCTGCTGCTGGTCGGGCTGACGACACGGGGCCTGATCGGCGTCGACGCGGAGCGCTCGGACCGTCGTATCTACAGCCGCGGCCTGGACCGGCAGATCTGCACCCCGCACGAACGCCTCACCGTGTCGCGGCTGCCGCTGGCCGAGCGCGACCCGAGCCTGGTGCGGCTGTGGACCCTGAAGGAGGCGTACAGCAAGGCGATCGGCCAGGGGCTGCAGTTCCGGTTCACGGAGTTCGGGTTCGGCGCCGACGGCCGGCCGACCCAGGTGCACCGCCCCGACGGCACCCCGGGCACCGGCGACGAGTGGACGTTCTGCACCTATGTGCTCGGCAGCGACGGCCTCGAGTTCTGCGTCAGCACCGCCGTCTACGACGCGGGGCTCGGCCGCACCCTGGACGCCGAGATCACCACCATGCTCGACGCCGACGCCGTCGCCGCCCTCAACGAGGCGCTCAGCGGGGTGCGCCCGCACGGCTGA